Within Sebaldella sp. S0638, the genomic segment CCAGTGTATGAGGATCATTATATGTAAATGAAATATCAGAAAGCTTCGCAAGATGGCTTCCTGCATTGCCTGTAAAGCTGCACACTGTGATATTCTCTTCTCTTGCCTGCTTTGCCAGCTTAATACAATGCTTTGTTTCTCCTGACTTTGAAACAATCAGCAGCAGATCAAATTTCATTGCTGATTTTTCACACAAAATTTCAAAATCAATCCCGTGCAGCAAATATACAATCTTACCAAGAGTGAGAAGTTTTCTGTACATATATGACGAGGCTATCTCGGAAAAACCTTCACCGTAAGCCATTATTTTCCCGCTGTGAATCCGCTTTAGAAACTGGTCTATCTCAGATTTATTTCTTGTATTAAAAGTAATTTTATCAAAAAATGATATATTTATTTTTTCTGATTTTTT encodes:
- a CDS encoding MurR/RpiR family transcriptional regulator, encoding MNIERTFKGIKLTSNEKTILNYITKNIDTCLEEGVRGVAKNSFSSTSSIMRLSKKLGYSGFVELIYDLKKKMTAKKSEKINISFFDKITFNTRNKSEIDQFLKRIHSGKIMAYGEGFSEIASSYMYRKLLTLGKIVYLLHGIDFEILCEKSAMKFDLLLIVSKSGETKHCIKLAKQAREENITVCSFTGNAGSHLAKLSDISFTYNDPHTLDDDVYYPNPFIGLCIIGFEELIRRYFEKYGID